A single Candidatus Desulfarcum epimagneticum DNA region contains:
- the adk gene encoding Adenylate kinase yields the protein MNILFFGPNGSGKGTQGSILKDKYKTPHIESGAIFRENISGGTELGAKAKAYIDKGDLVPDEITIPMILDRLKKDDCKDGWLLDGFPRNRNQAVKLDEALSEAGIALDIVVEILLDREIAKNRIMGRRLCVNDNNHPNNIFIDVIKPDGDKCRVCGGDLKTRDDDQDEAAISKRHGIYYDTDTGTLASAYYFRDKAKTDDSVKYITLDGKPSVKDVTAELVSKL from the coding sequence ATGAACATTTTGTTTTTCGGACCCAACGGAAGCGGCAAGGGAACCCAGGGCTCCATTTTAAAAGACAAGTACAAAACGCCCCACATTGAGTCGGGCGCCATTTTCCGGGAAAATATTTCCGGCGGCACGGAGCTGGGGGCCAAGGCCAAGGCCTACATCGACAAAGGCGATCTGGTTCCCGACGAGATCACCATCCCCATGATCCTGGACCGCCTGAAAAAGGACGACTGCAAAGACGGATGGCTGCTGGACGGATTCCCGAGAAACCGGAACCAGGCCGTGAAACTCGACGAGGCCCTGTCCGAGGCCGGAATCGCCCTGGACATCGTGGTGGAGATTCTTCTGGACCGCGAAATCGCCAAAAACCGGATCATGGGGCGGCGCCTGTGCGTCAATGACAACAACCATCCCAACAACATCTTCATCGACGTCATCAAACCGGACGGGGACAAATGCCGGGTATGCGGCGGCGATTTGAAAACCCGGGACGACGATCAGGACGAGGCGGCCATCAGCAAACGCCACGGCATCTATTACGACACGGACACCGGAACCCTGGCCTCGGCCTACTACTTCCGCGACAAGGCCAAAACGGACGACTCTGTGAAATACATCACCCTGGACGGAAAACCCAGCGTGAAAGATGTCACCGCCGAGCTGGTTTCCAAGCTCTAA
- the rpsU gene encoding 30S ribosomal protein S21, whose product MRHLKNIEVKVFDNDLEKAMRILKKKIQNDGLFKRLKLKKSYEKPSEHKRRKQREALRRQRIAASRSR is encoded by the coding sequence GTGAGACATTTGAAAAATATTGAGGTCAAGGTGTTTGACAATGACCTTGAAAAAGCGATGAGAATCTTGAAAAAAAAGATTCAGAACGACGGCCTTTTTAAACGGCTGAAGTTGAAAAAAAGCTATGAAAAGCCCAGCGAGCACAAGAGAAGAAAACAGCGGGAAGCTTTAAGAAGACAGCGCATCGCCGCTTCAAGAAGCCGGTAG
- a CDS encoding FolC bifunctional protein codes for MTASYDACLKEMYALRRFGIKLGLSKTRSILKNLGDPQGRFSAIHVAGTNGKGSIASCLASILRAAGFRAGLYTSPHLVRFNERMVINGRQISDPDVVRAYEAVRQAARGGDREPTFFEFATAMALFYFGEKDVDWAVIETGMGGRLDATNVIEPELSIISNISLEHREYLGNSIAEIAGEKGGIIKPSVPVLTGAGQKSALAVLKSVAEKKSAPLFKMGTDFRVRKQPDGTFSYYGMDSRLRGLSTPLPGSHQVENAALALAGCEMLNRRGLGLSGEAIRRGVAENRWPGRLEVVLKKPLVILDGAHNLMAARKLGKFMAGNLDPEKTVLIIGVLDDKPYASILKSLLPRCARAVITQAKTGRAIDPEILLKEAKKNLPNVSVIPDVKEAVIRTVKEAGADQAICVAGSLYVVGEARPALTDLAGSLPPSV; via the coding sequence ATGACCGCTTCCTATGACGCCTGTCTGAAGGAAATGTACGCGCTTCGGCGCTTCGGGATCAAGCTGGGCCTTTCCAAAACCCGGAGCATACTCAAAAATCTGGGCGACCCCCAGGGTCGTTTTTCCGCCATCCATGTGGCCGGCACCAACGGAAAGGGCTCCATCGCCTCCTGCCTGGCCTCCATCCTGCGCGCCGCCGGATTCCGGGCCGGGCTCTACACCTCGCCCCATCTGGTCCGTTTCAACGAGCGGATGGTCATCAACGGCCGCCAAATATCGGACCCGGATGTGGTCCGGGCCTACGAGGCGGTGAGACAGGCGGCCCGGGGAGGGGACCGGGAGCCCACGTTTTTCGAATTCGCCACGGCCATGGCCCTTTTTTATTTCGGGGAAAAAGACGTGGACTGGGCGGTCATCGAAACCGGGATGGGGGGACGGCTGGACGCCACCAACGTCATCGAGCCCGAGCTTTCCATCATCTCCAACATTTCTCTGGAGCATCGGGAATACCTGGGAAACTCCATCGCCGAAATCGCCGGGGAAAAAGGCGGAATCATCAAACCCTCGGTTCCGGTTCTCACCGGCGCCGGCCAGAAAAGCGCCCTGGCGGTTTTAAAAAGCGTGGCTGAAAAAAAATCGGCGCCCCTTTTTAAAATGGGGACCGATTTCAGGGTCAGGAAACAGCCGGACGGAACGTTTTCCTATTACGGGATGGACAGCCGCTTAAGGGGCCTTTCCACCCCGCTTCCGGGAAGCCACCAGGTGGAAAACGCGGCGCTGGCGCTGGCCGGGTGCGAAATGCTCAACCGGCGGGGCCTTGGCCTGTCCGGGGAAGCCATCCGGCGGGGCGTGGCCGAAAACAGGTGGCCGGGAAGGCTGGAAGTGGTTTTAAAAAAACCCCTCGTCATTCTGGACGGCGCCCACAACCTCATGGCGGCCCGGAAGCTGGGAAAATTCATGGCCGGGAATCTGGACCCGGAAAAGACCGTCCTGATCATCGGCGTACTGGACGACAAGCCCTACGCCTCCATTCTCAAAAGCCTGCTGCCCCGATGCGCCCGGGCCGTGATCACCCAGGCCAAAACCGGCCGCGCCATTGATCCCGAAATCCTTTTAAAAGAGGCGAAAAAAAACCTCCCAAACGTCTCGGTCATCCCGGACGTCAAAGAGGCCGTGATCCGGACCGTGAAAGAGGCCGGGGCCGACCAGGCCATCTGTGTGGCCGGGTCTTTGTATGTGGTGGGGGAGGCCCGGCCGGCGCTGACGGATTTGGCCGGGAGCCTGCCGCCATCAGTATGA